Proteins from a genomic interval of Rosa chinensis cultivar Old Blush chromosome 2, RchiOBHm-V2, whole genome shotgun sequence:
- the LOC112183569 gene encoding uncharacterized protein LOC112183569: MDGIRRRKVASRPPKDSWEEQLYLSVGKELWEKLTDSNNKCIYLYQNVARWNDSAAKEAFENAKTRFLAKIKEVPCNVQSPDPDAYIDEIDWSDSGNPELVLDEAESNEWRSEGEFILEGFEVLDPSFCVGWGPETWYEAKKEEEVKKDTDEEKAWEAYWEVDLAAAVRRRRTRQQWWKEVV; this comes from the coding sequence ATGGATGGGATTCGACGTCGAAAAGTTGCTTCCAGGCCACCGAAAGATAGTTGGGAAGAGCAACTCTACTTGTCTGTAGGCAAAGAGTTATGGGAGAAACTGACCGATTCCAATAACAAGTGCATATATCTCTACCAAAACGTTGCCCGGTGGAACGACTCTGCGGCCAAAGAGGCCTTCGAAAATGCAAAAACCCGGTTCTTGGCAAAGATCAAGGAGGTTCCCTGCAACGTGCAGTCGCCAGATCCCGACGCTTATATTGATGAAATAGATTGGAGCGACTCCGGCAACCCGGAACTGGTTTTGGACGAGGCAGAAAGTAATGAATGGAGAAGTGAAGGTGAGTTTATTCTTGAGGGTTTTGAGGTTCTTGATCCTTCGTTTTGTGTAGGATGGGGGCCGGAGACGTGGTACGAGGCAAAGAAGGAAGAGGAGGTGAAGAAAGATACTGACGAAGAAAAGGCTTGGGAAGCTTATTGGGAGGTAGACCTAGCGGCGGCGGTACGTAGGAGGAGGACGAGGCAACAGTGGTGGAAAGAAGTGGTATAA
- the LOC112184821 gene encoding mechanosensitive ion channel protein 10 — translation MEDKKAAPNDVVVQISGAEDSTFMFSPQPSRTGSPQKGFQGSNFELTELRVAAGSASPEITATTAGKPPRIPGELRRVSLARSAFSKPKSRFQEPTYVNEVKVAEEIPKRKSSANSPNVASPSTKAAATTPREGVRSNPITPRTPLIGTPARGEEDEEDDEEVYKTANLKVHQKSGKKLKKLVLLEWTVFVCVVGFLVACLTVDKLESKNVWSLALWKWCVLVLVVLCGRLVTEWLINILVFVIETNYLLKKKVLYFVYGLKRSVQVFIWLGLILLAWGLLFDHGVKRSKNTSKILGYVTRGLASCEIGAAIWLLKNLFVKLLATSFQSTRFFDRIKESIFHQYVLRSLSGPPLVEMAGRKFGKETSSGRLSFKNLPKAKNDRKEGPKEEVIDVEKLSKMKQDKISAWTMKGLINVISGSGLSTISHTLDDINDEEVEQRDIEITSEFEAQAAAYDIFLNVAKRGSKYIEEDDLCRFLKKDEVELVFPLFEGGAESRKIKKKPLKNWLVNVYNERKSLAHSLTDTKTAIEELNKLGSAVVLVVILIVWLLLMGFLTTNILVFISSQLLLVVFVFGNTAKTVFEAIIFVFVMHPFDVGDRCVVDGVQLIVEEMNILTTIFLKPDNEKIYYPNSVLATKPISNFYRSPEMGDAVEFAVDVSTTIDTIASMKARIKTYLESKPQHWRPAHSVAVKEIEDVNKMTMALYISHTINFQNYGDKTSRRTDLILELKKIFEELNIKYHLLPQEIYLTKVGSATTELPPSWR, via the exons ATGgaagacaagaaagcagcacCAAACGACGTCGTTGTGCAGATTTCCGGCGCCGAAGACTCCACCTTTATGTTTTCGCCGCAGCCTTCCCGAACTGGGTCTCCTCAAAAAGGGTTCCAAGGCTCCAACTTTGAGCTAACGGAGCTCAGAGTAGCCGCCGGCTCTGCTTCGCCGGAGATCACAGCAACCACCGCCGGAAAGCCGCCGAGAATTCCCGGCGAGCTTCGCCGGGTTTCGCTTGCCAGGTCGGCGTTCTCCAAGCCCAAGTCGAGGTTCCAGGAGCCAACTTACGTTAATGAAGTCAAGGTTGCTGAAGAAATTCCCAAGAGAAAGTCGAGCGCAAATTCACCCAATGTGGCTTCACCAAGCACTAAAGCCGCAGCCACTACTCCCAGAGAAGGTGTAAGATCAAACCCTATAACGCCGAGAACGCCGTTGATCGGAACACCGGCGCGTGGAGAAgaggatgaggaagatgatgaagaggtgtACAAGACAGCCAATCTCAAGGTGCACCAGAAATCGGGTAAGAAGCTCAAAAAGTTGGTGTTACTTGAGTGGACTGTGTTTGTGTGCGTTGTTGGGTTTTTAGTTGCTTGCTTAACTGTTGATAAGTTGGAGAGTAAGAATGTTTGGTCATTGGCACTGTGGAAGTGGTGCGTGCTAGTGTTGGTTGTGTTGTGTGGTAGGTTGGTTACAGAATGGCTTATTAACATTTTGGTGTTCGTGATAGAAACGAATTACTTGCTTAAGAAGAaggttttgtattttgtttatgGGTTGAAGAGGAGTGTGCAGGTGTTTATTTGGTTGGGTTTGATTCTACTAGCATGgggtttgttgtttgatcaTGGAGTGAAGAGGTCGAAGAACACGTCTAAGATTCTAGGTTATGTGACAAGGGGTTTGGCTTCTTGTGAGATTGGAGCAGCCATATGGCTGTTGAAGAATTTGTTTGTGAAGCTTTTAGCCACTTCTTTTCAGTCCACCAGGTTCTTTGATAGGATTAAAGAATCAATCTTTCATCAGTATGTTCTCCGCAGCCTATCGGGGCCTCCATTGGTGGAGATGGCTGGAAGAAAATTTGGGAAGGAAACAAGTAGTGGCCGgttgagtttcaaaaatctGCCAAAAGCTAAAAATGATAGGAAGGAAGGGCCCAAAGAAGAAGTGATTGACGTAGAAAAACTTTCAAAAATGAAGCAGGATAAAATTTCTGCTTGGACGATGAAAGGGTTGATTAATGTGATAAGTGGTTCTGGGTTGTCTACCATCTCCCACACACTAGACGACATTAACGATGAGGAGGTTGAGCAGAGGGATATAGAGATTACTAGTGAGTTTGAAGCACAGGCTGCAGCTTATGACATTTTCCTGAATGTAGCCAAGCGGGGTAGCAA GTACATTGAGGAAGATGACCTCTGTCGCTTCTTGAAAAAGGACGAAGTCGAGCTCGTATTTCCTCTGTTTGAAGGTGGAGCAGAAAGtcgaaagataaaaaaaaagccTTTGAAGAACTGGCTG GTGAATGTTTACAACGAACGCAAGTCATTGGCACATTCCTTAACTGATACTAAAACAGCTATAGAGGAGTTGAATAAGCTTGGCTCAGCTGTTGTGCTTGTTGTGATCCTTATCGTGTGGTTACTTCTGATGGGATTTTTGACAACCAACATACTGGTCTTTATATCATCACAGCTTTTACTGGTGGTGTTTGTTTTTGGTAACACTGCTAAAACTGTGTTTGAAGCCATCATATTTGTCTTTGTGATGCACCCATTTGATGTAGGGGACCGTTGTGTTGTTGATGGAGTACAG TTGATTGTTGAAGAGATGAACATATTGACAACGATCTTCTTGAAACCTGACAATGAGAAGATATACTATCCAAATTCAGTACTGGCTACTAAACCCATCAGCAACTTTTATAGGAGCCCGGAGATGGGTGATGCTGTTGAGTTCGCTGTTGATGTTTCTACAACAATTGACACTATTGCGAGCATGAAAGCCAGAATAAAAAC GTACTTGGAGAGCAAGCCTCAGCACTGGCGTCCTGCCCATAGTGTGGCGGTGAAGGAAATTGAAGACGTAAACAAGATGACAATGGCTCTTTATATTTCTCATACTATAAATTTCCAGAACTATGGAGACAAAACCAGCCGCCGAACAGACCTAATCTTAGAGCTGAAGAAAATATTTGAAGAGCTTAATATAAAATATCACCTCCTGCCTCAGGAGATTTATCTCACCAAAGTTGGGTCAGCAACTACAGAGCTTCCACCCTCATGGCGCTGA
- the LOC112184824 gene encoding uncharacterized protein LOC112184824 gives MASSSAVTMAMPLPNATTKKRVVQSSEAFYKPLPLRPSKAVSSPSRSSGRLEVRASLKEKAVTAITAAALTASMVVPDVAEAASGVSPSLKNFLLSIAAGGTVLIVIIGAVIGVSNFDPVKRG, from the coding sequence ATGGCTTCAAGCTCAGCAGTTACAATGGCTATGCCATTGCCCAATGCCACCACCAAAAAGAGGGTGGTTCAATCCTCAGAGGCCTTCTACAAGCCACTACCCCTCCGGCCCTCAAAGGCTGTGTCCTCGCCATCAAGATCAAGTGGAAGACTTGAGGTCAGGGCTTCCCTGAAGGAGAAGGCCGTCACCGCAATCACCGCCGCTGCGCTCACGGCCTCGATGGTGGTCCCGGACGTGGCGGAAGCCGCGTCTGGAGTCTCTCCGTCGCTCAAGAACTTCTTACTCAGCATTGCTGCCGGCGGCACTGTACTTATTGTGATTATTGGAGCTGTAATCGGAGTGTCCAATTTCGACCCTGTCAAGAGGGGCTGA
- the LOC112184823 gene encoding replication protein A 70 kDa DNA-binding subunit A, translated as MPVQLTPNAVSAIIGGDLNLKPLMQVADIKLIGSQERYRLMVSDGVWSQHAMVATQLNGLVKTGQVRKGSVVQLTEYICSEVQNRKIIVVLNMETIVLDSEIIGNPKQYVESGPTTDTALPKNNFQQSAYGNNHMIGQGPVPKWQNPRPSFHPENFVSSMPNARPTFQSESSFYNTPNPRPTFHPESSAPSVPNFRATVQPSYQPPPQYKNRGPVFKNEAPARIIPINALNPYQGRWAIKARVTAKGDQRRYNNARGDGKVFSFDLLDSEGGEIRVTCFNAVLDRFYDIIEVGKVYLISKGSLKPAQKNFNHLKSDWEITLDASSTVELCPDEDGSIPDQLFDFKPISAIENAESNSILDVIGIVTSVNPSTTILRKNGMETQRRILHLKDCSGRSVEITLWGEVCNREGQKLEEMLASGVFPVLAVKAGKVNDFSGKSIGTIHSTQLYINPDLPEARQVRDWFDRGGKDAASMSISKEFMPGGVTKNDIRKTVSQIKNEGLGRSDKPDWVTVRATISFIKTDSFCYTACPLMIGDRQCSKKVSRSGVGGWQCDRCNQEFEECDYRYLLQAQIQDHTGLTWVTAFQESGAEILGCTAKELYFLKYEGQDEEKFADIIRSSIFNQFMFKLKIKEELYGDEQRVKITVVKADPVNYSAESRYMLDVISKLSSSAICCFSILGASKLGSVFISELKIENEISAFTVS; from the exons ATGCCGGTGCAACTGACGCCGAACGCGGTTTCCGCCATCATCGGCGGTGATCTCAACTTGAAGCCGCTGATGCAGGTCGCCGATATCAAGCTCATCGGCTCGCAGGAGAGGTACCGGCTCATGGTCTCCGACGGCGTTTGGTCTCAGCACGCCATGGTCGCCACTCAGCTCAACGGGCTAGTCAAGACCGGCCAGGTCAGGAAAGGCTCCGTCGTTCAGCTTACCGAGTACATTTGCAGCGAAGTCCAGAACCGCAA GATTATTGTTGTGCTGAATATGGAAACTATTGTACTGGACTCGGAGATTATTGGGAATCCAAAACAATATGTTGAGTCTGGTCCAACTACTGACACTGCATTGCCTAAGAACAATTTTCAGCAGTCTGCCTATGGCAACAATCATATGATTGGCCAAGGGCCTGTTCCCAAATGGCAGAATCCCAGGCCCTCTTTTCATCCTGAAAACTTTGTTTCCAGTATGCCAAATGCCAGACCTACATTCCAATCTGAAAGCTCTTTTTACAATACTCCCAATCCCAGACCTACATTTCATCCTGAAAGCTCAGCTCCCAGTGTGCCAAATTTCCGAGCTACTGTGCAGCCTTCCTACCAGCCACCTCCACAGTATAAAAATCGTGGCCCCGTGTTCAAGAATGAGGCGCCAGCACGTATTATACCTATTAATGCTCTAAATCCTTATCAGGGAAGGTGGGCTATCAAGGCAAGAGTCACTGCAAAAGGGGATCAGCGTCGGTATAACAATGCTCGAGGAGATGGTAAGGTTTTCTCTTTCGACCTCCTTGACTCTGAGGGTGGGGAAATACGAGTGACCTGCTTTAATGCCGTTCTTGACCGCTTTTATGATATTATTGAGGTCGGCAAAGTTTACTTGATATCAAAGGGTAGCTTAAAACCTGCGCAGAAGAACTTTAATCATCTGAAAAGTGATTGGGAGATAACTCTGGATGCAAGTTCAACTGTGGAACTGTGCCCTGATGAAGATGGTTCTATACCAGACCAGCTGTTTGACTTCAAGCCTATTAGTGCAATTGAGAATGCTGAGAGTAATTCTATACTTGATGTTATTGGCATTGTGACATCTGTCAACCCTTCTACTACTATCCTGAGAAAGAATGGTATGGAAACTCAGAGAAGAATTCTGCATCTGAAGGATTGCTCTGGTAGGAGCGTTGAGATAACCCTATGGGGGGAGGTCTGTAACAGGGAAGGTCAAAAGCTGGAAGAGATGTTGGCTTCTGGTGTTTTTCCAGTTTTAGCTGTCAAAGCTGGGAAGGTTAATGACTTCAGTGGGAAATCCATAGGAACAATTCATTCTACCCAGCTATACATTAACCCAGATTTGCCTGAGGCTCGTCAGGTGAGGGACTGGTTTGATCGAGGGGGAAAGGATGCCGCTTCCATGTCCATTTCTAAGGAATTTATGCCAGGAGGAGTAACTAAGAATGACATACGCAAAACTGTTTCTCAGATCAAGAATGAAGGTCTTGGAAGATCAGATAAGCCAGACTGGGTCACTGTGAGGGCCACCATATCTTTCATTAAAACCGATTCTTTCTGTTACACAGCATGCCCGTTGATGATTGGAGATAGACAGTGTAGCAAGAAAGTGTCGAGGTCAGGAGTTGGAGGATGGCAGTGTGACAGGTGCAATCAAGAATTTGAGGAGTgtgattatagatatcttctTCAAGCCCAAATTCAGGACCATACTGGATTGACTTGGGTGACAGCTTTTCAGGAATCAGGGGCAGAGATCTTGGGTTGCACAGCAAAGGAGTTGTACTTTTTGAAATACGAGGGGCAGGATGAGGAAAAGTTCGCAGACATAATCCGGAGCAGTATTTTCAACCAGTTTATGTTCAAGCTTAAGATCAAAGAGGAGTTGTATGGCGACGAGCAGAGGGTGAAGATCACAGTGGTTAAGGCAGATCCGGTGAACTATTCTGCAGAGAGCAGATACATGCTTGATGTGATTTCAAAGCTTTCTAg TTCTGCAATTTGCTGCTTTTCGATTCTGGGTGCTTCTAAATTGGGTTCTGTATTCATTTCTGAattgaaaatagaaaatgagATTTCAGCATTCACAGTTTCCTGA
- the LOC112183570 gene encoding F-box protein At3g22350-like — protein MTGYLPEEVLEQILHCLPPKAIVKCTLVCKSWKSKALTSFTATSAAQSKPATSVSSGQSTWSKTTVTSSPCIGKALNSNNCYQATQKKDLTRVIKSFEFGYDSRNKNYQVLRILSDGFREFEVYSLARGTWKTLGDIPLDFMPFDYSDSLEHRHVSVNDALHWLVLRREKNKDNAIVCFDLEAETFADHGGA, from the exons ATGACAGGATATCTACCTGAAGAAGTCCTAGAACAAATCCTTCACTGTTTGCCCCCAAAAGCTATAGTCAAATGCACCCTAGTCTGCAAATCATGGAAGTCAAAAGCTCTGACTTCATTCACAGCCACCTCCGCCGCACAGTCCAAACCAGCCACCTCCGTCTCCTCAGGTCAGTCGACGTGGAGCAAAACCACCGTGACTTCTTCTCCTTGCATTGGGAAAGCCCTGAATTCA AACAACTGCTACCAAGCTACCCAAAAGAAGGATTTGACTAGGGTTATCAAAAGTTTCGAGTTTGGTTACGATTCTCGGAACAAGAACTACCAGGTTTTAAGAATTTTAAGTGACGGTTTTCGTGAGTTTGAGGTTTATTCCTTGGCCAGGGGGACTTGGAAGACCCTTGGTGATATTCCTCTAGATTTTATGCCTTTTGATTATAGTGATAGCCTTGAACATAGGCATGTTTCTGTCAATGATGCTCTGCATTGGTTGGTTTTGCGGCGAGAGAAGAACAAGGACAATGccattgtttgttttgatcTGGAGGCTGAGACATTCGCTGATCATGGTGGTGCCTGA
- the LOC112189469 gene encoding 40S ribosomal protein S3-3 gives MATQMSKKRKFVADGVFFAELNELLMRELAEDGYSGAEVRVTPMRTEIIIRATRTQNVLGEKGRRIRELTSVVQKRFKFPEKGVELYAEKVANRGLCSTAQAESLRYKLLGGLPVRRACYGVLRFVMESGAKGCEVIVSGKLRAQRAKSMKFKDGYMISSGQPVNEYIDAAVRHVLLRQGVLGIKVKIMLDWDPKGKQGPMTPLPDLVTIHQPKDDEFVRRAPEIEAAPILAPTDIEVPAIPALPVA, from the exons ATGGCGACCCAGATGAGCAAGAAGCGAAAG TTCGTCGCAGACGGTGTTTTCTTCGCCGAGCTCAACGAGCTTCTGATGAGGGAGCTCGCCGAGGACGGCTACTCCGGCGCTGAGGTTAGGGTTACGCCGATGCGCACTGAGATCATAATCAGGGCGACTCGGACTCAAAACGTGCTCGGAGAGAAGGGAAGGAGGATTAGGGAGCTGACCTCAGTTGTGCAGAAGAGGTTCAAGTTCCCGGAGAAAGGTGTGGAGCTTTATGCTGAGAAGGTAGCCAACAGAGGGCTCTGCTCTACTGCCCAGGCTGAGTCTCTTCGCTACAAGCTTCTCGGAGGCCTACCGGTTCGCAG GGCCTGCTATGGTGTTTTGAGATTTGTCATGGAAAGTGGTGCAAAGGGTTGTGAG GTGATTGTTAGTGGAAAGCTGAGGGCACAGAGAGCCAAGTCCATGAAGTTCAAGGACGGATACATGATTTCTTCTGGTCAGCCAGTCAATGAGTACATTGACGCAGCTGTGAGACATGTTCTCCTGAGACAG GGTGTTCTTGGTATTAAGGTCAAGATCATGCTCGACTGGGATCCCAAGGGAAAGCAAGGACCCATGACTCCTCTACCGGATCTTGTTACAATCCACCAACCAAAGGATGATGAGTTTGTCAGGCGGGCACCAGAAATTGAAGCAGCACCTATTTTGGCCCCAACTGATATTGAGGTCCCAGCCATCCCAGCCCTCCCAGTGGCTTAA
- the LOC112190990 gene encoding protein ELF4-LIKE 3 gives MEGDTFSGLVGNGTQIDGKVLQTFQKSFVQVQDILDQNRLLINEINQNHESKIPDNLSRNVGLIRELNDNIRRVVDLYADLSSSFTKSMETSSEGDSSGGALKSDGKAGHKRNRPS, from the coding sequence ATGGAAGGAGACACATTTTCTGGGCTAGTTGGCAATGGCACCCAAATTGATGGCAAAGTGTTGCAGACATTTCAGAAGAGCTTTGTTCAAGTCCAGGATATCTTGGACCAGAACAGGTTGCTCATAAATGAGATAAACCAAAACCATGAGTCTAAGATCCCTGACAACCTGAGCAGAAATGTGGGTCTGATCAGAGAGCTCAACGACAATATCAGGAGGGTGGTAGACCTCTATGCTGATCTCTCAAGCTCCTTCACCAAATCCATGGAGACTTCATCTGAGGGAGACTCCAGCGGTGGTGCTTTGAAATCAGATGGTAAAGCTGGGCACAAGAGGAATAGGCCTTCATAG